In the Telopea speciosissima isolate NSW1024214 ecotype Mountain lineage chromosome 2, Tspe_v1, whole genome shotgun sequence genome, one interval contains:
- the LOC122652184 gene encoding auxin-repressed 12.5 kDa protein, with protein MVLLDKLWDDVLAGPHPEQGLGKLRKVNPKPLNLGGGVEGEGSSKNQRSLSMPASPSTPPTPGTPMTPSSAKKENVWRSVFHPGSNLATRGIGAAVFDKPQPNTPTVYDWLYSDGTRSKHR; from the exons ATGGTTTTGCTAGACAAGCTGTGGGACGATGTTTTGGCTGGTCCTCACCCTGAACAGGGCCTCGGCAAGCTCAGGAAGGTCAACCCCAAGCCCTTAAACCTCGGAG GTGGTGTGGAAGGAGAGGGAAGCAGCAAGAACCAGCGATCGTTGTCGATGCCAGCAAGCCCTAGCACTCCACCAACGCCAGGGACGCCCATGACACCGTCGTCTGCTAAGAAAGAGAACGTGTGGAGGAGTGTGTTCCATCCAGGAAGCAATCTTGCTACCAGGGGCATCGGTGCTGCTGTCTTCGACAAGCCACAGCCCAACACCCCAACTGTTTACGACTG GCTTTACAGCGATGGCACCCGAAGCAAGCACCGCTGA
- the LOC122649966 gene encoding mitotic checkpoint serine/threonine-protein kinase BUB1 gives MAVICRDSEDNASANDPLLPWLRSIVKALDGVSSSAGSASQFETLLKDCIFKFKDDNQYRNDVRFLKIWFLYIDAVEDFKSVFKMMEDSRICLTYSLLYESYAMFLESKGKLVDAFEIYRMGISRNAEPLERLKKAEALFVSRMSAIVDACSLQKIDCRESANPSKSLINPWSISTIKSLLMKMKKQILKYHGYHESTKNYLGKVPLSSLQRNKIIEIGGKKYQIIGRAGVGGFAQVFKAYVNSNPDDVVALKIQKPAFPWEFYMYRQLDNHISNKERPSFGFAERVHVFSDCSILVCDYLGHGTLLDAINSYIVTDHKMDEVLCIYYTIEMLHMLEILHRTSIIHGDFKPDNLLIRYARDELIEEDFRSQTGAWHDQGLCLVDWGRGIDLSLFPDGTEFEGDCRTSGFRCVEMQENKPWRFQVDTYGLCVIVHLMLHGSYMEIQKVFADESYIYQPKSSLKRYWNVELWKKLFKELLNIGPGDDHKMLQSLRESFEDYICSNPQLIKKLKHLLLKQRTTLCSS, from the exons ATGGCGGTCATTTGCAG GGATTCGGAAGACAATGCCTCTGCCAACGATCCCCTCTTGCCATGGCTACG GTCAATCGTGAAGGCACTTGATGGTGTAAGCTCAAGTGCTGGTTCGGCttcccaatttgaaacccttCTCAAGGACTGTATATTCAAATTCAAGGATGATAATCAGTACAGGAATGATGTCCGATTTCTAAAGATATGGTTTTTATAT ATTGATGCTGTTGAAGACTTTAAAAGTGTTTTCAAAATGATGGAGGATAGTAGAATTTGTCTCACCTATTCTCTACTCTATGAATCTTATGCAATGTTTCTGGAATCAAAAGGGAAGTTGGTGGATGCATTCGAAATTTACCGAATGGGCATTTCAAG GAATGCTGAACCTCTTGAGAGGCTAAAGAAAGCGGAGGCATTATTTGTTAGCAGAATGTCTGCTATAGTGGATGCCTGTTCACTTCAGAAG ATTGATTGCAGGGAATCTGCTAATCCTAGTAAGAGTTTAATAAATCCATGGTCAATCTCCACCATCAAAAGTCTactgatgaagatgaagaagcagaTATTGAAGTACCAT GGATACCATGAGAGTACTAAAAATTATTTGGGAAAAGTTCCATTATCTTCTTTGCAAAGAAATAAGATCATTGAGATAG GTGGAAAGAAATACCAGATCATAGGCCGTGCTGGTGTAGGTGGATTTGCTCAAGTATTCAAAGCATATGTTAACAGTAACCCTGATGATGTTGTTGCTTTAAAG ATACAAAAGCCTGCATTCCCTTGGGAATTTTACATGTATCGCCAACTGGACAATCACATTTCGAACAAGGAA AGACCAAGCTTTGGCTTTGCTGAGAGAGTACATGTCTTTTCTGATTGTAGCATACTAGTTTGTGACTATTTAGGTCATGGAACACTTCTG GATGCTATAAACTCTTACATAGTAACTGACCATAAGATGGATGAAGTGCTGTGCATTTATTACACCATAGAAATGCTCCACATGCTTGAAATTTTGCACAGAACCAGCATCATTCATGGTGATTTTAAGCCTGATAACTTGCTCATTCGCTATGCCAG GGATGAACTTATAGAAGAAGATTTTCGCAGCCAAACTGGTGCCTGGCATGATCAG GGTCTCTGTCTTGTAGATTGGGGAAGGGGTATAGACCTAAGCCTTTTCCCTGATGGGACAGAATTCGAGGGAGACTGTAGGACTTCTGGCTTTCGTTGTGTTGAGATGCAGGAAAATAAACCATGGAGGTTTCAG GTTGACACATACGGTCTCTGTGTGATTGTTCATTTGATGCTCCATGGATCATACATGGAAATTCAAAAGGTGTTTGCAGATGAAAGCTATATTTACCAACCCAAATCATCATTAAAGCG GTATTGGAATGTTGAACTATGGAAGAAACTTTTCAAGGAATTGCTGAACATAGGTCCGGGTGATGACCACAAGATGTTGCAGAGTTTGAGGGAGTCATTTGAGGATTACATATGTTCAAATCCTCAGTTGATTAAGAAACTAAAGCATTTATTGTTGAAGCAAAGAACTACCCTCTGTTCTTCTTAG